The genomic window TATATCGGTGGACGATACTGCAAAAATGCCAAAGATGAGGGGGAAAGCCAATCTTAACGAAGACTAGCATCTTGTAGCACCAGAAGAGAGTAGCGTATTACACTACATGAATCAGCTGATCTGTCATCTGCCATAGCAGACGACAAAGGACGagaaagctgacggcaaaggtctttgccgtcagccgcggacgacaAACATGCCCGACACAATAAGTTACAGTAAACAGCTGATTTGTTGTCTGTTTTTCCacagcggacgacaaagacacctttgccgtcggtggctgacggcaaagaacagaCGTTAGCCACGTTAGGTAGCTAACGAGAGTCTTTGCTGTCAGCCGGTTGACGGCAGAACATGCTTCGACACGTCACCCACGTACCCGGCGTGACGTGTGGCGTCAAACCGCGTCGCCCGGTCAAACCGCCAGGCGTCACCCGGTCAAACCATCGCGCGTCGCCCAGTCAAAGTGCGTCGTCTGGGGAAAGTGTGTTGTCTCCACCCCCGATGCACCGTCCCGTCAACGGGCGCCTCGCCTTCCACCCCCCACCGCCCCGTCCTGTCCCGAGGCGCCGGCATTAATGAGCAGTAATGCCGGCTGCCGGACCGGCCGCCCACCTCCCGTCGGCCGAACGACTATAAGAACCCGCCCCGGCGCTGGCCCCCCACACCCGACCTCCTACCGCCGACGAGAAAACCAGCGCAGCGCCGATGATGGCCTGCCACCGCGGGAGCAGCAGCGCCGACGGCCCGAGCGCCTGGCCGTCCAGCCTCGGCAATCCAGAGACGGAGGAGCTGCACCGTACGGCCTCCTGATGCCGCCGGGCTGCCGTCTTCCCCGGCAGTGGAAGATCAGCGCGGACAGCTATCCGACGCTTGACCCCGGCGCGATGCCGGAGGAGCTCCAGACCCACACCGGCGGCCTCTACACCATTCAAGGCCGGGATGACTTCTGGCGCGACAAGGTGTACGATGAAGTTATCGCCGGCTTCCGGCTGGCGGCGGCCGACGTCATCCCCGACCTCACTGGCGCGAGCGGCCGCCTTCGCGCCGTGGCACCGGCGCATGGCCCGGCCCTGCGGGAGCGCCGTCGTGGAGCTGCCCGCCGCCAGCCAGCCCCCCCGACGCCCGCGCCCGCACGATCACcggccgtcccccccccccccccccccccccccacgcccccGCCGTGGAGCTGCTGCCGGAACAAGTGGTTGTCCGCGAGGACGATGATCAGGACGACACTCCGGGTTGGCACGTCGCCCTAAGTCAGAACGCGACGATATATACGCTGGAAATACGTCTTTGCCGCGTTAACAACTAAGCCGGAACGCAGCGATAAATACGCCGGAAATGTGTCTTGCCGCGTTAGCAATTAAGCCGGAACGCGACGAAAATGACAGCGAATATGCCTAAGCCTGACGTCGAAGCGAAGCCAAcacgatgtactccctccgttcggaattatttgtcgcggaaatggatgtatctagacgtattttagttttagatatatccattttcgagacaagtaatttcgaacgaaGGGAGTATGTGACGCGATGAGTAGGGGCCATGAGCCCATGACCACGATTAAACAAAAACGACATGAGTTGTAGTATTCCTTGGTCACTTTGGAAATTGTTCCCACGATTAAACAAAAACGACAAGATATGGTTCTCACGTTGCTCCTCCCATGGCATGGCACGCCTTGAAGGAAACAAACTGTTTTCGTCCACCGCCAGCATCTCACGCAGGCCATCATCGctttgagtttttttttttttgggtACATAGAATAATGCGATCGAGCACTGTTGCAAaaagtaaagaaaagaaaagaaaaaggatgcCTTGCGACAGCAGTTACCGATGCCTTGCAGCTAGATAGTCGGAATATGTTCAATGTTCTTCTTAAACAAAACAAAGCCAATCCTTCTTCCCCACCGACACTTCATCTCTCCTCTACACCCACACTCCATCCCTTCTTCCCTCTTTCTCACGGAGTCATGGACACTTCATCCTCTCCTCCTTCTGCATATATTCAGTTATTACCCTACCCAGCTGAGCCCGCTTCAGCAGGTATATATATTCCTCTTTTCCGTCTGGTGTGGTGCACAGCGAGAGAGCGACGCGTCTTCCATTCCACCTTCGACGAGTGCCTGACAACAGCGCCAGATGACAGACATGTCGACGCCGACCGCGCCTTGGTTTGCGGGTGTGTGCCAAGTCATCATCTTTCCTTTTTTTTATCTGTGGAATACTATGCGTGTAGTGTACCAGCTCTGTCCTCTAAAACGTATACTACGTATGTATGTCGTTGCAGATCTCTTCACAGATGTCAGGGTGAGGACCCTGTCGCACCAGGTCACCACACTTGGGGACAGGGTGTGGGAACTGGAGCGCAAAAGTACCCAGCTGATCTGCGAGAAGGGCAAGCTGGAGAAGCAACTGGAGGAGACGAAGGCGATCTCAAGCCACAAGGAAGAGGTGGAGAGAAGCTTCAAGGCTGAAAATGATAAGCTTCGGTCGGAAGTTTCGATCGCAGAGGAAAAATGTGGCAAGTCTGAAGCGGAGGTTGAGAGGCTAAGCAAGGAATTAGGCGAGCTGGCGGAGGCAAAAGAGGCTGCTACCAATGAATTCAATGACGAGAGAGCAAAAATCAGGCTAGAATCGGAGAATCTCAAGAGAAGGCTGGAGGAAATTCAGGCTATCAAGGATTTGGCAGAGAGCGAAAATGACAAGCTTCGTTCAGAGGCTTTGATCGCAAAGGAAAAGCAAAACATGTCCGAAGCAAAGATTGAGAGGCTCAAGATAGAACTGGGTGGGTTGGCGGAGGCGAAGGAGGCGGCCGCCAAGGCATTTGATGTGAAAAATGCAGAAATCACAGAGGAATTAGAAGAACTTAAGAGGAAGCTGAAGGAAATCCAAACAAATAAGGATTTAGTGGATGCAGAAAATGATAAGCTTCGGTCTGAGGTTTTCACAGCGGAGGAGAACTGTAGGCAGTCTGAAGCAGAGGTTAAGTGTCTTAAGCAAGTAGTGGGTGCATTGGTGGAGGCGAAGGAGGCAGCGGCAAAGGCATTTGAAGCCGAGAAGGTAGAAACcatgaaggaaatggacaatctgaaGAGGACAATAGAGGAAATCCAGGCCAACAAAGATTCTGTGGAGAGTCAAAACCATGAGCTCCAGTCAAAGATTTTGATTGCAGAGCAGGAGAATAGTGTATTCGAAGCAGAGGTGAAGAGCCTCAAGATGGAATTGGATGCAGTAGAGGAGGCCAAGGAGGTTCTTACGAAGGAGTTTGATGCCGAGAAGGCTGAAATCCTCAAGGAACTGGAGGATCTTAAGGTGAATCTGGAGGAATTCCAGGTCAACAAGGATTTGTTGGAGGGTAAAAATGATAAGCTTCGGTTGGAGGTTTTTGCTGCAGAGCAGAGACAAAGCATGTCTGAAGCAGAGGCTAAGAGCCTTAAGATGGAACTGGTTGCATTAGTGGAGGCAAAGGAGGCGGCTACAAAAGCATTTGACGCCGAGAAAGCAAAAATCACGAAGGATTTGGAGGTTCTTAAGAGGAAGGTGGAGGAAATCCAGACCAAGAAGGATTTGGTGGAGGGTGAGAAGGATAAGCTTTGTTTGGAGATTTTAATAGCAGAGCAGAAACATGCTATGTCTGAATTAGAGGTCAAACGCCTCAAGATGGACTTAGCTGCATTGGCGGATGCGAAGGAGGCAGCTGTGAAGTCATTTGACGGCGAGAAGGCCAAATTCATGAAGGAGGTAGAGAGCCTCAAGAGGAAGATAGAGGAAATCCACGCCAGCAAGGAAGCAGCTGAGGAAGCAGGGCGCAACAAAGATGTCGAGGCTGATAGGTTGAAGGATGAGTTGGTGAAGATTCGCTTTTCTGTCTCACAGCTGCAAGCATCCTGTATTGAACTTGATGCGAAGCATTCACGCCTGAATGATGAGATGAATGCAGTCCAGAAAGCACTAGTGTCTGAGAAGGTTGAAGGTAACAAGTTGAAGCTAAAAATTGAGGAGCTCGAGAATTACATTGCTGAAAAGGATGGTGAGAATGGGAAACTAAAGGCGGCATTGGAGGAAAAGGAGAGTGAGATTGATGCCCTCGGCAAAGACAATGAGCAGCTACATCTCACAGTTGCTGAGGCACATGAGAAGAATAAATGTAGCATTTTATCATTCTTATCACCGTGCGGCTCCAAATAACTTGGTTGTAATGTGTTGCATTACTAATGAAATGGTGAATAGTTGGTATTATCCaatgaaataaaaataataattttctTTGTGATATGTGATGCCTTCATTCATTTTACATTCATTGGGATGTAGTTTGTGGTGCCTTACATTTTTCCACTTTTGATGAAAGTCAGGGGTGGATATCGGCCTAGGGCCCCTATGTCCACGACGCTACCTGTAGCCAAAAAGTTCAAGTCAAAATGATCCAATCGTCCAAGGGAAATTCATGGAGAAACCCCTAAATTAAGGACTACGCAACAATTCTGCATGCCACACAAACAACATTTGATGACAAAGTACCACAGCAAACACAAGCAAAATGGACAGATGCTTCGAACATTTTTTTCAATACATGCATGAGAGCTGCACGTCATTAAATTAGAAGGGAAAAAAGTGGCAAAGAGCCCACGGGGGATTTTGGTTTTGATGGCCTAGTCGAGCAGGCCCTAGTCATCTGCAGTTTTCGTCGGCCCAACAAACTGAAGACACTGTTAGAGTTTGAGTAGTATACATGTAATCTGAAActacctctctctttctctcccgtaTCCTCTTCTATCTCCTTGTAATAGCAGGATTCCTAATCCTTCTTCCTGTACTCCACGGCAAGATTTTGCCTCAATAAATAAACAGCCGCGGCTCCCTTacgagggagtaggaacgcttTCTCCAATCTAATATGGTATACAGAGCCTAGTCTCTTCCCACATCTAGCGATCCCCTCATCTAGCGAAACAGAAACCAAGTTATCGTCAGAAACCCAATCGCCATGGCAGGTTCCAGCAGCATCGCCCTCAACCTCGTAGCGCCACCAACAGAAAAGCTCACGAGGGGAAATTTCCTTCTCTGGAAAGCGCAGGTAATGCCAGCGTTGCGAGGCGCCCAAGTAACCGGCCTCCTCGACGGCTCAGATGCCGCACCGCCAAGAACGGTGCAGGTCGCGAAGGCAGACAAGACCACGGAGATTGAGCCAAATCCTCTATATGGACCGTGGCTGGCAAAAGATCAACAGGTTCTGAGCTACTTGTTGAACTCGCTAACTCCTGAAATCTTGGCGCAGGTCATTGGTAAGGAGAGTACTCATGATCTATGGATTGCTCTTACCACACTATTTGCTGCGCAGTCCCAATCCCGGATAACAAATCTGAGAATTGCCATCTCCAACACTAAGAAGGGCAATATGTCAAGCAACTCCTTCATCGCCAAGATGAAGAGTCTCGGAGATGAGCTCGCAGCCGCAGGCCG from Triticum aestivum cultivar Chinese Spring chromosome 3B, IWGSC CS RefSeq v2.1, whole genome shotgun sequence includes these protein-coding regions:
- the LOC123067110 gene encoding myosin-9, with protein sequence MSTPTAPWFADLFTDVRVRTLSHQVTTLGDRVWELERKSTQLICEKGKLEKQLEETKAISSHKEEVERSFKAENDKLRSEVSIAEEKCGKSEAEVERLSKELGELAEAKEAATNEFNDERAKIRLESENLKRRLEEIQAIKDLAESENDKLRSEALIAKEKQNMSEAKIERLKIELGGLAEAKEAAAKAFDVKNAEITEELEELKRKLKEIQTNKDLVDAENDKLRSEVFTAEENCRQSEAEVKCLKQVVGALVEAKEAAAKAFEAEKVETMKEMDNLKRTIEEIQANKDSVESQNHELQSKILIAEQENSVFEAEVKSLKMELDAVEEAKEVLTKEFDAEKAEILKELEDLKVNLEEFQVNKDLLEGKNDKLRLEVFAAEQRQSMSEAEAKSLKMELVALVEAKEAATKAFDAEKAKITKDLEVLKRKVEEIQTKKDLVEGEKDKLCLEILIAEQKHAMSELEVKRLKMDLAALADAKEAAVKSFDGEKAKFMKEVESLKRKIEEIHASKEAAEEAGRNKDVEADRLKDELVKIRFSVSQLQASCIELDAKHSRLNDEMNAVQKALVSEKVEGNKLKLKIEELENYIAEKDGENGKLKAALEEKESEIDALGKDNEQLHLTVAEAHEKNKCSILSFLSPCGSK